A window from Sebastes fasciatus isolate fSebFas1 chromosome 22, fSebFas1.pri, whole genome shotgun sequence encodes these proteins:
- the coro2ab gene encoding coronin-2A isoform X3, translated as MTPSQTGRVDPQHPRVCGHSARVLDVKWNPFDDHCIASCSEDCTVKIWDIPVCGVQQNLTKARKTLIGHSRRVALIEWHPTAENLLLSSAYDYKVLLWDVSQAGTVLRYPVRVVLMPVLHRYPSDALLLSVSFNSDGSRLAVTSKDRRVRVLDPRTGRILQVSSSKSHRASKVLYIGGLKMLLSTGSSPWNHRQIVLWDPDDLSEPLYEEDLDGSAGVLFPFYDPDTHMLYLAGKGDGNIRYYELSTEKPYISFLTEYRSLLPQKGLGVMPKRGLDVSACEVFRFYRLIAIKDLVEPLSMIVPRKESGVFQEDLYPMTAGNQAAMTAQEWLSGINRSPVLMSLNPGTQVANPYPESPAEKGLVRQLSSLRFQMDPAVDAMTRTDLDFMEEAFLEEQLAYQDAKYPREVSDLSGWQPDETQIPLWTYCCTPHCCEPTERPPPTTESELLQAFYRQQDEIRGLREELNDKDVRIAQLEVDIKNTRNNMRATF; from the exons ATGACTCCATCACAG ACAGGCAGGGTGGACCCTCAGCACCCGAGGGTGTGCGGCCACAGTGCGAGGGTCCTGGACGTCAAGTGGAACCCGTTTGACGATCACTGCATCGCCTCGTGCTCAGAGGATTGTACT GTGAAGATCTGGGACATCCCGGTCTGTGGCGTCCAACAGAACCTCACCAAGGCCAGGAagactctgattggtcactcCAGGAGGGTGGCGCTTATTGAGTGGCATCCGACAGCTGAGAACCTGCTGCTTAGCTCCGCCTACGACTACAAG GTCCTCCTCTGGGACGTGTCCCAGGCAGGTACCGTGCTCAGGTACCCGGTTCGGGTGGTTCTGATGCCCGTCCTCCACCGCTACCCGTCTGACGCGCTGCTGCTGTCCGTCAGCTTCAACAGCGACGGCAGCCGGCTGGCGGTCACGTCCAAAGACAGACGGGTTCGAGTCCTGGACCCGCGGACGGGAAGGATCCTGCAG GTGTCCAGCAGCAAGTCCCACAGAGCCAGTAAGGTTTTATACATCGGAGGGTTGAAGATGCTTCTGTCCACCGGCAGCTCGCCCTGGAACCACAGACAGATCGTCCTCTGGGACCCC gACGACTTATCTGAGCCGCTGTATGAAGAAGACTTGGACGGGTCAGCAGGAGTCCTGTTTCCGTTCTACGACCcggacacacacatgctctaCTTGGCTGGAAAG GGTGACGGGAACATCCGGTACTACGAGCTGAGCACTGAGAAACCCTACATCAGCTTCCTGACGGAGTACCGGTCTCTGCTGCCACAGAAAGGACTCG GGGTGATGCCAAAGCGCGGCCTGGACGTGAGCGCCTGTGAGGTTTTCCGATTCTACCGCCTGATCGCCATCAAAGACCTGGTGGAACCGCTGTCGATGATCGTACCACGTAAAGAG TCAGGTGTTTTCCAGGAGGATCTGTACCCAATGACGGCTGGAAACCAGGCGGCCATGACGGCTCAGGAGTGGCTGTCGGGGATCAACAGAA GCCCGGTGCTGATGTCTCTGAATCCTGGGACTCAAGTAGCCAACCCTTACCCAGAATCCCCTGCTGAGAAGGGGCTGGTGAGGCAGCTGAGCTCCCTGAGGTTCCAGATGGATCCGGCTGTCGATGCGATGACCAGGACCGACCTGGACTTCATGGAAGAG GCCTTCCTCGAGGAGCAGCTGGCCTACCAGGACGCCAAATACCCGAGGGAGGTGAGCGATCTGTCGGGGTGGCAGCCAGACGAGACACAAATCCCGCTGTGGACGTACTGCTGCACGCCACACTGCTGCGAACCCACAGAGAGGCCGCCGCCAACAACCGAGAGCGAA ctCCTGCAGGCGTTTTACAGACAACAAGACGAGATCAGAGGCCTGAGAGAAGAACTCAATGACAAAGAC gTGAGGATCGCTCAGCTGGAGGTGGACATCAAAAACACCAGAAACAACATGAGGGCAACCTTCTGA
- the coro2ab gene encoding coronin-2A isoform X1, which produces MTPSQMSWRSSFRCSKFRHVFGKPCTKEHSYDGVPITRSVHDNHYCSANPCFIAVVTECAGGGSFLVLPIHHTGRVDPQHPRVCGHSARVLDVKWNPFDDHCIASCSEDCTVKIWDIPVCGVQQNLTKARKTLIGHSRRVALIEWHPTAENLLLSSAYDYKVLLWDVSQAGTVLRYPVRVVLMPVLHRYPSDALLLSVSFNSDGSRLAVTSKDRRVRVLDPRTGRILQVSSSKSHRASKVLYIGGLKMLLSTGSSPWNHRQIVLWDPDDLSEPLYEEDLDGSAGVLFPFYDPDTHMLYLAGKGDGNIRYYELSTEKPYISFLTEYRSLLPQKGLGVMPKRGLDVSACEVFRFYRLIAIKDLVEPLSMIVPRKESGVFQEDLYPMTAGNQAAMTAQEWLSGINRSPVLMSLNPGTQVANPYPESPAEKGLVRQLSSLRFQMDPAVDAMTRTDLDFMEEAFLEEQLAYQDAKYPREVSDLSGWQPDETQIPLWTYCCTPHCCEPTERPPPTTESELLQAFYRQQDEIRGLREELNDKDVRIAQLEVDIKNTRNNMRATF; this is translated from the exons ATGACTCCATCACAG ATGTCGTGGCGTTCGTCTTTCCGCTGCTCAAAGTTTCGTCACGTTTTCGGGAAGCCGTGCACCAAGGAGCACAGCTACGACGGGGTGCCAATCACGCGCAGCGTCCACGACAACCACTACTGCTCAGCCAATCCCTGCTTCATCGCCGTGGTGACAGAGTGCGCCGGGGGCGGGTCCTTTTTAGTCCTGCCCATCCATCAC ACAGGCAGGGTGGACCCTCAGCACCCGAGGGTGTGCGGCCACAGTGCGAGGGTCCTGGACGTCAAGTGGAACCCGTTTGACGATCACTGCATCGCCTCGTGCTCAGAGGATTGTACT GTGAAGATCTGGGACATCCCGGTCTGTGGCGTCCAACAGAACCTCACCAAGGCCAGGAagactctgattggtcactcCAGGAGGGTGGCGCTTATTGAGTGGCATCCGACAGCTGAGAACCTGCTGCTTAGCTCCGCCTACGACTACAAG GTCCTCCTCTGGGACGTGTCCCAGGCAGGTACCGTGCTCAGGTACCCGGTTCGGGTGGTTCTGATGCCCGTCCTCCACCGCTACCCGTCTGACGCGCTGCTGCTGTCCGTCAGCTTCAACAGCGACGGCAGCCGGCTGGCGGTCACGTCCAAAGACAGACGGGTTCGAGTCCTGGACCCGCGGACGGGAAGGATCCTGCAG GTGTCCAGCAGCAAGTCCCACAGAGCCAGTAAGGTTTTATACATCGGAGGGTTGAAGATGCTTCTGTCCACCGGCAGCTCGCCCTGGAACCACAGACAGATCGTCCTCTGGGACCCC gACGACTTATCTGAGCCGCTGTATGAAGAAGACTTGGACGGGTCAGCAGGAGTCCTGTTTCCGTTCTACGACCcggacacacacatgctctaCTTGGCTGGAAAG GGTGACGGGAACATCCGGTACTACGAGCTGAGCACTGAGAAACCCTACATCAGCTTCCTGACGGAGTACCGGTCTCTGCTGCCACAGAAAGGACTCG GGGTGATGCCAAAGCGCGGCCTGGACGTGAGCGCCTGTGAGGTTTTCCGATTCTACCGCCTGATCGCCATCAAAGACCTGGTGGAACCGCTGTCGATGATCGTACCACGTAAAGAG TCAGGTGTTTTCCAGGAGGATCTGTACCCAATGACGGCTGGAAACCAGGCGGCCATGACGGCTCAGGAGTGGCTGTCGGGGATCAACAGAA GCCCGGTGCTGATGTCTCTGAATCCTGGGACTCAAGTAGCCAACCCTTACCCAGAATCCCCTGCTGAGAAGGGGCTGGTGAGGCAGCTGAGCTCCCTGAGGTTCCAGATGGATCCGGCTGTCGATGCGATGACCAGGACCGACCTGGACTTCATGGAAGAG GCCTTCCTCGAGGAGCAGCTGGCCTACCAGGACGCCAAATACCCGAGGGAGGTGAGCGATCTGTCGGGGTGGCAGCCAGACGAGACACAAATCCCGCTGTGGACGTACTGCTGCACGCCACACTGCTGCGAACCCACAGAGAGGCCGCCGCCAACAACCGAGAGCGAA ctCCTGCAGGCGTTTTACAGACAACAAGACGAGATCAGAGGCCTGAGAGAAGAACTCAATGACAAAGAC gTGAGGATCGCTCAGCTGGAGGTGGACATCAAAAACACCAGAAACAACATGAGGGCAACCTTCTGA
- the coro2ab gene encoding coronin-2A isoform X2, which produces MSWRSSFRCSKFRHVFGKPCTKEHSYDGVPITRSVHDNHYCSANPCFIAVVTECAGGGSFLVLPIHHTGRVDPQHPRVCGHSARVLDVKWNPFDDHCIASCSEDCTVKIWDIPVCGVQQNLTKARKTLIGHSRRVALIEWHPTAENLLLSSAYDYKVLLWDVSQAGTVLRYPVRVVLMPVLHRYPSDALLLSVSFNSDGSRLAVTSKDRRVRVLDPRTGRILQVSSSKSHRASKVLYIGGLKMLLSTGSSPWNHRQIVLWDPDDLSEPLYEEDLDGSAGVLFPFYDPDTHMLYLAGKGDGNIRYYELSTEKPYISFLTEYRSLLPQKGLGVMPKRGLDVSACEVFRFYRLIAIKDLVEPLSMIVPRKESGVFQEDLYPMTAGNQAAMTAQEWLSGINRSPVLMSLNPGTQVANPYPESPAEKGLVRQLSSLRFQMDPAVDAMTRTDLDFMEEAFLEEQLAYQDAKYPREVSDLSGWQPDETQIPLWTYCCTPHCCEPTERPPPTTESELLQAFYRQQDEIRGLREELNDKDVRIAQLEVDIKNTRNNMRATF; this is translated from the exons ATGTCGTGGCGTTCGTCTTTCCGCTGCTCAAAGTTTCGTCACGTTTTCGGGAAGCCGTGCACCAAGGAGCACAGCTACGACGGGGTGCCAATCACGCGCAGCGTCCACGACAACCACTACTGCTCAGCCAATCCCTGCTTCATCGCCGTGGTGACAGAGTGCGCCGGGGGCGGGTCCTTTTTAGTCCTGCCCATCCATCAC ACAGGCAGGGTGGACCCTCAGCACCCGAGGGTGTGCGGCCACAGTGCGAGGGTCCTGGACGTCAAGTGGAACCCGTTTGACGATCACTGCATCGCCTCGTGCTCAGAGGATTGTACT GTGAAGATCTGGGACATCCCGGTCTGTGGCGTCCAACAGAACCTCACCAAGGCCAGGAagactctgattggtcactcCAGGAGGGTGGCGCTTATTGAGTGGCATCCGACAGCTGAGAACCTGCTGCTTAGCTCCGCCTACGACTACAAG GTCCTCCTCTGGGACGTGTCCCAGGCAGGTACCGTGCTCAGGTACCCGGTTCGGGTGGTTCTGATGCCCGTCCTCCACCGCTACCCGTCTGACGCGCTGCTGCTGTCCGTCAGCTTCAACAGCGACGGCAGCCGGCTGGCGGTCACGTCCAAAGACAGACGGGTTCGAGTCCTGGACCCGCGGACGGGAAGGATCCTGCAG GTGTCCAGCAGCAAGTCCCACAGAGCCAGTAAGGTTTTATACATCGGAGGGTTGAAGATGCTTCTGTCCACCGGCAGCTCGCCCTGGAACCACAGACAGATCGTCCTCTGGGACCCC gACGACTTATCTGAGCCGCTGTATGAAGAAGACTTGGACGGGTCAGCAGGAGTCCTGTTTCCGTTCTACGACCcggacacacacatgctctaCTTGGCTGGAAAG GGTGACGGGAACATCCGGTACTACGAGCTGAGCACTGAGAAACCCTACATCAGCTTCCTGACGGAGTACCGGTCTCTGCTGCCACAGAAAGGACTCG GGGTGATGCCAAAGCGCGGCCTGGACGTGAGCGCCTGTGAGGTTTTCCGATTCTACCGCCTGATCGCCATCAAAGACCTGGTGGAACCGCTGTCGATGATCGTACCACGTAAAGAG TCAGGTGTTTTCCAGGAGGATCTGTACCCAATGACGGCTGGAAACCAGGCGGCCATGACGGCTCAGGAGTGGCTGTCGGGGATCAACAGAA GCCCGGTGCTGATGTCTCTGAATCCTGGGACTCAAGTAGCCAACCCTTACCCAGAATCCCCTGCTGAGAAGGGGCTGGTGAGGCAGCTGAGCTCCCTGAGGTTCCAGATGGATCCGGCTGTCGATGCGATGACCAGGACCGACCTGGACTTCATGGAAGAG GCCTTCCTCGAGGAGCAGCTGGCCTACCAGGACGCCAAATACCCGAGGGAGGTGAGCGATCTGTCGGGGTGGCAGCCAGACGAGACACAAATCCCGCTGTGGACGTACTGCTGCACGCCACACTGCTGCGAACCCACAGAGAGGCCGCCGCCAACAACCGAGAGCGAA ctCCTGCAGGCGTTTTACAGACAACAAGACGAGATCAGAGGCCTGAGAGAAGAACTCAATGACAAAGAC gTGAGGATCGCTCAGCTGGAGGTGGACATCAAAAACACCAGAAACAACATGAGGGCAACCTTCTGA